Within the Rutidosis leptorrhynchoides isolate AG116_Rl617_1_P2 unplaced genomic scaffold, CSIRO_AGI_Rlap_v1 contig331, whole genome shotgun sequence genome, the region TAGAAAATTACACGTGTCAGTTAAATTTCCATAAGATAAATAAAAAAATCCCAATGGCATATAATTTTGGATCTACCTTTGGGTATTAGCATCTacgtgatcgattctaagcatCTTTGATCAAGATCCTAGTATACCCACTCTCTCTTAATCCAACGGCTAACATTCTTTACAACTTCCCCATAAATGACCTTCCCCACTCACTCCAACACAAAATTAAAACAGCTAACCAACCTCAAAGAAACAGAGCAGCCGTCTTTTGGTAAAAAATGAATGTGATGGATTCTTCTCCATTTCAAGCTTTAGCTTTAGATTACCCCAATTTCGGGATGTTCACGGTCGTCAATAATCTATGGGCCTGGGTCGCCGTCATAACGGCAGCCGTTAGCTTCTGGCGGATCAAAACAATCTCCGGCGCCACCGTCACATTTCCTGTCAAAGCTGAGCCGGAACAAACGCAGAAAAACCAACGAGCATCTATTGATAATCAGGAATCAACGACGACGTCGACGGAATCAGGGGTCGCCGCCGCCGCCCCGACATTTCCCGCCGATGAAGGTGAGCAGCAGCTGGTTGCATCGGTTTTGGAAAGTCCGTTAAGTTACGCTGTTAAAGAGATGACTAAAGGGATGAAGTTTTCGGTGTATTATGAGGAAGACGTCAGAGAGAATGAGGAAGAGAATGATGAGACGGTGGTCAGAAAATGGGGGTATACTGACGGTGTAGTTGTTAATGGCGGTGGTGAGAGTGATTTGGAGAGAGTGATGAGAATGAGAATGGGAGACTTTGGGTGGTACAGGTGTCAAGAATTAACGGCGATTAACGGCAACGTCGTCAGGTTTTGGGGTGAGAGTGGAAGAAGTAATGGAAGCTCTGTAATGCTGTGTGGCGGTGGTCCGGTAGGAGCGAGCCTTTGGAAGTTCCGTCAAGTTAATTAATTAGTATTCAAATATTTAATTTTAGTTGTTAATAATATTGGTAAATTATCATGAAAGAAATTGTAAATATAGTTGATTAATTTGGTGCGACTTTTGAAACTCAATTGAGCAAGAAAACTAAATCAAATTTTGGTTTACCTGCATTGCATGCAAGTTTTGCATATTCGTCAAGTAATTACTTCATTAAGTCTTTTGATAGCaattcttattttgaaaaatttccTTTCAAGAAGTCTAATACTCATAATGATTGATTATACTAGTAAATAACAAAGTTTAACATTAGCCTtaatacaaaaaatatatattaagACAGTAATCGATGTATGAATGAATGCGGCCTTGCTGATTAAAAAAACATGAAAAAAAGAATATGGATGATGTAATATTCTGTAGTTATTCTTGGCTATTCCCGCTCTCAAATAGACGATGGATCATCTTCTAAGTGGAATATATTCGCCTTAAAATGGAACCAAAAAGATTCCTCTAAAAAAAATGGAACCAAATAATGCAGTGCGTTGCTTAACAATATTTTGTTTGAAGTTAAaaaaattactatttttttttctttttaagtaattatTCTATATTATTTTGGTACATGTTGCATTACactatatatatgataataataatatatatatatgaaacatacATATCAacgatttattattatttataaccaTGATGATCAGCTCCACCAAATCCATAAATTAAACCATATAGTAATTAACAACATACAACAACGTACTGAATGCACTAATTACGTCTCGACCTTAATTCACATGTCTATCCTGGCATTGGAACAATCACAAGTGCAGGAAAGATGCATGTACGTATTTTCTGACTGAGATAATaacagtttataataataatatatattgtcCACATATTAATTTAGATATATGTTGGTCTTCCAGATTTTCTTTTTCTTTGTCATTTGAGTTTCCAATTAACCTTCAATCTAACAACGATCAGGTCCACCTAAATTCTAATCCATGAGACGAGACAGCTCAACCAATATTTATTAAcactaacatttttttttttttaagttaattGTGCTTATTTGAGATACATATTCTATTTTTACTTTGTTCATGGAAATTTCTGTACGAATTTAGTGATATATATTGTAGCTTCCGTGAATATCTTTGGTGTTGTATTGCGTAAACACAAAATTTTGTGGTCAAATGTTTTAAAGAAAATGGGTTTTCTTCTTGCTTTTGTAGGCTCTTAAGATGTCTTAGAATGTCTAAAATTATTTGACGACTCTTGTAGTCTTGAAGAAATTGAGAAGACAGAATACATACATACGTAATTAAGAAAATAAAGATCAACAATTTTTTAGGGTGATGTGATTAGATTCTGTAGTGTATAAATAATTTTATACTATGTCTTGCATTTTTCGTCAATAATCACTATATATTCTATGATCTATGTAATTTAATTGTGACGATTGTTTAACTTGTTAAGAACACATATTCTCTTACGGATATTTCTAGAAATCTATTTAGATTGATTCAATACAAGTTTTGTCTCCGAGGCAAGTTTAGAAATGAGAAGTCGGAGCCTGTGGGTCAAGACCTGGATTTCTGTTAATATCCCAAACTTTAAAGCATTTGGGTTCCCACTGCACAATCTGCCTGAATACTAAACCTATTATTGTTGGCTTGGTGGAGAAATTTTTTGTCGAGCCTATCTAAAATGTCGTTGTTTTTCTAAAACTTGCCTGCGAATGCAACGTTGCTTCCAATCATTTTGTATGTGTCGTTAATGTTGAAGGCGTGCATGCATGTGCTGGTTCAGGGAATTGTCCCAGGAAATGTAGTGCAAGTCTTGGTTGGCAAGGACCTAAGCATACTCAGGCTCATTACAGATGGCATGCTGAAAGTAGTCCTCCAGGGAGAACATGTAGTTTGTGTTGTACATTAATGTCCTAGAAAGATTAGAGAAGATTGTGATCTTTCTCCATTCACATAAAAAGGCATAAACAGACGCGTCACATAGCCACACATAAGAAAAAAAGGGAGAGTATATGATTAGGAAGGATAAGCCCCACCTAGTACTATGCTATCTTCAAATAGGGAAGCCTTGGACGCGCCTTTAGCGACCTTGGTCTTAGGAACCCCACTAATCATAGGAACAATTATAATTAGTTGACCACCCCCTCGATATTTTTCTTCAAAGCCAATCGGACCTTACTCAAAACACTTAAAAGACAAGAGTACATGATAGATACAAGCAAATACACCCCAAAAGCAAGGAAAAACTAAGAAAAGAAGGAGGTGAAGGCTACTCGCTAAATCCACCACGACCACATCTTTCTCAGTGCCTTAACAGTTCAAACCGACTTCCCTTTTCTTTTAAGCTGACTCAACCCCAACCTTTACTGTCTCCACCCTCTTGCACTTTACTTGAACGTAAAATCCCTCCTTGATCTTCACCTTTCCCACCTTGGCCTAGCTCTTCAACCTAGCACTTGACTCGCCATTAACTTTTCCCTTTGACTTGTCGGATTTCACATCCTTCTGGGGAATTTTGTCTTCATCAGCCTCTCAAATCGCTGCTGTTTAGGAATCTAAGTGACCCTCATCCATTCCAAAACGTCACTCGAGGAGATGAAACACTGGCAAATTAAGAAAGAATAAAAAGGAAGGGGGGAGGGAGAGAAGACAAATGCCATTTACTTTGCTCGGTCACCTTGTTATTCGGCACTACAAAATGAACCTCGAAGGAAAATGTCACATTTGTCTTTCCTCCAATACCCTAAATGTCTCGATCGAATATCCTGCCCTCAACCAACTTGAGAGAGACAGAATAACAATTAGTGTCTGCTGGTTTCTCAAGATCAGAAAAGATCGGCCCACCAGTTGAATATCTCAATGATATTCCAGCTTGTGTTGAACCTTCCATTGAGGTTTCAACTCCTCCATAGATAAATGTACTTTTAGAGTCATCAATGCCTCCTCCCACAAATACATAGGATTCTGAGTCCAACTCCTGTATTAAGGCGAAGTAGTCATCAAATACTAGCCCCTAGGAAATTCTCGAATTATGTTACTAATGTTCTTAGATAGGAAATTCAAGTTCTGTAAGTATTGAAGTTTTGGCCGAGAGGCAATATCGTAGAGAAAGCAATCTCAGTTTTTTTGATTAACTTGAATTAATTTGTTTACATCCTATGCGTTTCTACTTATACTAAGCTTTACAATGTGATGACATTTATTAAAGAAAAATAAGTACAAAGAGTCTAATCTAAACCATACTTGTACATTGTAATTGTAATCAAACCCATGCTAAGAATGGTGAAGCCATACTTAGTTGTTGTAGTGGTTTGTAGTATGATGGATTAGATGGCTAGGCCATACTTGGAGTGGTAGATTATAAGAGAAGGAAGAAGACTTTAACTTGTGTTGCAAGCAACTAATGGGACAGAAGGAGCTGACTTGGGCTGAAAGAAATGAACGGCCTTGGGCCGAGAAGAAGGACGAAGCCCATTCGCACAAAATGATCAAAACACATCGTTTGGCTAGCAATGGTAATGTCTCCCAAAACACAAGACGtcgtcgtttcttcttcttcttcctccaaCGGTTAGAAATCAATTCAAAACAAAATCCCTAATTCCCAAATTGAACTTCATCTTCTTCCTTCTTCCGTTCTCCCTTCTGTACCCAAATTTCAACAGCCCCCCCACAAGCGAGACTTGTCGAAGTTCGATTAGGCCAAGCTTGGAGAGAAAAATATGAAATTGGGGTGCTCTTTATGATTTCGTAAACAAATCTGCTAGTTGCGGAGAGGATGGAATTTGCAGAAGATTAATCAACCCTGCTTTCAGCTGGTTTCTTATGATGTGACAATCAATCTCAATGTGTTTCATCCGTTCATGGAAAACATCATTGCGAGCTATATGAATAGCTAATTGATTGTCACAATATAAGAGGACAGCTTGAGAATGACTGACCTGAAGATCTTGAAGGACGTAATGTATCCACTGCAATTCACAAGTCACCATAACAAGTTCCCTATATTCCGCTTCTACAGAAGAATGCGAAACAGTGAACTGTTTCTTGGATTTCCAGGAAATCACAGCATCTCCAAGGAATACACAAAATCTTATAACTGACTTCCTTGTCAAATGACATCTTGCCAAATCAGAGTCAGAACAGGATCGAAGTTGCAAGGTATTATTTGAAGGGAAAAACAAGCCTTGTCCTGGAGAAGATTTCAGGTATCTTAAAATTCGATGAGCTCCTTTCATATGTTCTTCTGTAGGATTACATAAGAATTGTGATAAATGTTGGGTGCTATGTGCAATATCAGGACACATATGAGTGAGGTACAGCAGCTTCCCTATCAAGGTTCTGTAGATAGAAGAGTCCATCAGCTTGGGAGATTGATCAGAGAATTCCATAAAGTGCAGCATGGGAGTAGATGCAGGTTTACAGCTTAGGAATTCAGACTCAGCAAGTAATTCTAAGGTATATTTCCTCTGACATATATGGATGCCATGTTGTGAACTGGCAATTTCAAAGTCAAGAAAGAATATTAACTTTTCCAAGTCTTTTATGCTGAATCTATCATTTAGATAGGATTTTATTATTTCAATCTGTTTGAGATCATTTCCTGTAATGactagatcatcaacataaactagGATAGCTGTAAAAGATTCATTTTCATGCTTGATGAATAATGAATAATCACATTGAGATTGTGAATATCTAATTTTGTGTCAAGGCTTTAGTCAACTTGAAATTCCATTGCCTGCTTGCTTGTTTTAGACCATAGAGAGATTTTGTTAATCTACAAACCTTATTAGGAGGTATGTCTGAGCCAGGAGGTGGCTTCATGTATACTTCCTCATCTAGATGCCCATGTAGAAATGCATTGTTGATGTCTAGTTTCACAGCATGCCATCCCTTCACAGCCACAACTGAAAGCAAAATTCTGATAGTTGTAAATTTGATAACTGGAGAAAAGGTTTTAGAGTAATCTATTCCTTCCTTTTGTGTGTAATCCTTAGCCATAAGCCTTGCCTTGTATCTTTCTATACTCTCATTTGCCTTATGTTTGAGTTTGAATATCCATTTGCAACCTATTGCCTTCTTGCCTTTAGGTAAGTTTGAAATTTCCCAAATTTTGTTCTCTGAAAGAGCTCTCAGTTCATTCTGTATGGTTGTATGCCAATTCTCACTTTCAATAGGTTGCTCAAAAGAATTAgattctttttgacaatatattTTCAGAGAAAAAACTAGATGATTAGCAGATGGATTAGGAAAGGCAAAAAGATTTTTAACTGTGTGAGGAGTATCTGGAATTTGAATGTTGCTTGAATCTTTGAGGAATGATGTATGGTCTTGCTGTGATAGAGATATGACTAGATTACAGTGATAGTCCTCTAGATGTTTAGGTATAAACCTATGTCTAGTTGATCTTCTAATCACAGGTTGTTCATTCATTTCAGGTTCTAATGGCTTAGCTGATTCATTCAAGTCATCTATTGGACTATCTAGTGACACAGAATTATCATTCTCTATGTCCTCGGGATTTTTTTTAGAAGAAGTGATCCTCTCATCAAGCAATGCATCAGAATTAGGTGCATATTTTCTTCCATTAGGCAGAATCAAGCATAAATTGTCTAAGTCAGTCTTAGGACCATTGTAGGAAAATATGTTTTCATGAAAGACAACATGATATCCTACCTGAATACTATGATTGTTGAGATATAAGACCTTATATCCTTTTGTTCCATATTCATAACCAAGTATAATGCATTTAGATGATTTAGGCATGAATTTAGTCTTATTTCTATCTAAAATTGATATGAAACATAGTTAACCAAATACTCTTAGATGTGATAAATCTAGAACTTTATTGTACAATAATTCATAAGGAATTTTGTTATTTAGGAGAGGTGTTGGAATTTTATTGATCAAGTAGACAGCATGTGAAATGGAATAGCTCTAGAATTTCAAAGGAAGCTTACTTTGAAATTGTAGAGTTTTCCCAACATTCAATTTGTGTAAGTGCTTTCTTTCCACTCTTCCATTCTATTCAGGACATTCTACACAGGAAGTTTGATGCAGAATGCCATGAGATGCATAAAACTATGAGTCCATGAACTCTTGCCCATTATCACTTCTAACAGTCTTAATTCTTTTACCAAATTGTGTTTCAATCAACTTATAGAACTGTGAAATCAAATGCCTAGTTTCAGACTTATATTTCATCAGATATATCCATGCATGCCTAGAATGATCATCAACAATGGTTGGAAAATCTGTGTCCATGCATTGATGGTAAAATTGGTCCCCAAATGTCCATATAAATTAAATCAAATGCTTCTTTAGCAATAGAGTTACTAGATGAGAAAGACAATTTTCTTTGCTTAGAGTAGTGATAGATATCACAGACATGATCTTGAGTGAAAGAAACATTTTGATTAATGGTCTTAAAAGCTGATAATCTAGCATTAGACGGATGACCAAGTCTAAAATTCCATAAATCAAAAGTTTTCCTAGGTATGTCTATTACATTGGCGAAGACATTTCAATACTACATAAATTCCTAGGAAGCATAGAATTTTCTGCCAAATTCACAAAATATAGCCATTTTCTCTGTCTAGCTGATCCAATCATACTCATTGATCTCAAGTCCTGCATAAGACACTTTGAAGAGTAGATCATAAGAACACAATTAGAGTCAGCTGTCAACTTATTTGCAGAAATAAGGTCGAAAGCAAACTCAggagtgcacaacacatatagcaATATAATTTTTTTTGTCAATTCTATTGTCCCTATATGTGTTGCAGCTATGAGATGTTTGTTAGGCAGTTGTATTTTGTGATTAGAGATTGATTTTAGTGTTTTAAAAAGGGACATTGAACAACAGATGTGATATATGGCACCTGTGTCTAGTAACCAAGGAAAAACTGAATTTTGAGCATTTTTTGTTAAAAGCTTACCATTGAAAGCTTGTGAGGTTGAGGCCATGTTGCTTACAGAAAGTTGAGTCTGAGAGTATGCATGTGCATGTCTTTTCAGTGTCTCATATTCATCATTAGAGATGGAAATTGTTGATTCATTTTGCTTTGTCTTCTCTGTAGGCTCAACAGCAGACATGTTGGTTGAGGCATTTTTGGTGAATTTGAAGTTGGGACAGAATCCAATATTTCTGTAGTACTTTGCAGCAATGTGGCCTATCTTACCACAGTGACTGTATATTGGCTTTCCCTCAGTAGTCTTCTTATATGGGGGAAAAGCTTGCTTTGCTAGCTTTGCTGCGATAGTAGCTGGAAGGTTTGATTCCTCTGTATCTGCAGGTATGAGATTTTGTCTTTCAAAGTGTGAAACTGTTGCATATACCTTCTCTAGAGATGGAATAGGGTCTAGCATCATAATTGTGGATCTCGTCTAAGCATAGAAATTATTTAATCCTTTGAGAAACCTGATGATTTTGTCATTTTCATAGTAATTAGCCATGATCTTTAGAGCCTTGCACTCACATTTTATTACACATTCACACTCAGGGATTGGCCTAAGATTATCAAATTCATCCCACAGGATCCTTAATTTGGTGTAGTAGTCTGAGATGTCCATATCTCCTTGCTTCAACAGGTAGATTTCTTCTTGTATGTCTGAAATTTTTGAAAAATCTGTCTTAGAGAATCTTGCCTGCAGATCTTTCCACATTTAAAAAGTAGTATTGAACCTGGAGATGGAAGGTTGGACATAATTCATGATCTAGCAGGAAATAGTGATGTTGCATCTATCCCAATCTGAAAACGTAGAGTCTTCCTCTTGAGGTTTTTTGATTCTGCCATTTACAAAGTTGAATTTTACTTTGGGCCTAAGTACCATTGTCATAGCTCTAGACCATGTGTGATAATTGGAATTGTTTAGCAGAGGTGATACTAATGCTTGTGTTGGATTTTCATTTGGGTGAAGGTAAAAGTCAGAAGAAGGTGTTATGTTTAAATTCTGGTTTATACCAGAGAAGGTTGAAGTCTCGGTTTCAAGCATATTGTTGAATTGAAGGTGAGTTTTTTTAAAGTGAGGTCTTTTTGATTTTGAGTTCAAGTTATCTTTAAGAAACTAAGATCTTTcaattggctctagataccatattGAAGCTTTAGCAGAGAGGTAATATTGTAGAGAAAGCAATCTCAGTTTTTTTGATTAACTTGAATTAATTAGTTTACATCCTATGTATTTCTATTTATACTATGCTTTACAATGTGATGACATTTATTCAAGAAAAATAAATACAAAGAGTCTAATTTAAACCATATTTGTACATTGTAATTGTAATCAAATCATGCTAAGAATGGTGAAGCCATACTTAGTTGTTGTAGTGGTTTGTGGTGTGCTGGATTAGATGGCTAGGTCATACTTGGAGTGGTAGATTGTAAGAGAAGGAAGAAGACTTTAGCTTGTGTTGCAATCAACTGATGGGACGGAAGGAGTTGACATGGGCCGGAAGAAATGAACGGTCTTGGACCGAGAAGAAAGACGAAGCCCATTCGCACAAAATGATCAAAACGCACCGTTTGGCTAGCAACGGTAACGTCTCCCAAAACACAAGACGacgtcgtttcttcttcttcttccaacgGTTAGAAACCAATTCAAAACAAAATCCCTAATTCCCAAATTGAACCTCATCTTCTTCCTTCTTCCGTTCTCCTTTCTATACCCAAATTTCAACAGTAAACTTTGCTAGACTCTCTTCGTTAATACCTAGGTTTGCATATTCTACTAAATACATTAGATTTATGCACATATGTCGGTCATGCATGAGCCACACTCTTTTGCACATGTTAAGTTAAATGAAAATTGGGTTAAAGCAGTGGATAATGAGTTGAATGCTTTAATTGAAAATGAAACATGGAAGTTGACTGCTTCGCGTCCCTTTCAaaatgggtttgtaagctaaagtttAACTTGATGGTAGCATTGATCGCTATGAGGCCCAACTAAGGTTGAAGGAATCAATTATCTTGAGTGTTTTCCTCATGTTGTAAAAAGTGTTACCATTCTCATTTCAATTGCTTTAGTTGCGGCTGTTTCATGGCCATTACTTTAATTGGACATAAATAATGCTTTTTTGCATGGGTTTCTTGATGACGGTGTTTACATTTTTCCGCTTCGTGGTTTTCTATTGCCTTAACTGAATTTGGTTTGCAAACTGAGGCATTATTTGTATGGTTTAAAACTAGCTTCTTGTTGATGGAACATAAATTTGTCTACTCAATTACTTGTCTATGGCTTTCTTCAAAGTACAAATGATGCATATCTATTTCTCTATACTTGGGATTCTGTTTTACTTATGCTCATTGCGAATGTGTACCATGTTTGAGTTACAAGGAGTTCTGAAGCTGAGATCATTGTTGTGAAAAATTTTCTCCATTGGAAGTTTACCATAAAAGATTGAGGTAATGCAAAGTGCTTTCTTGGCATTGAGATTGCTCGATATGATAGTAGCATTTATCTAAGTATAGAGAAAGATTTTCTTTATATTATACAAGATTGTTTTGTTTATCTGATTGTAAAGCTGTCGCCACACCACTGCCTCCATGTTTCATATTTCCTGCCATTGATACACCAGATTAGTTATTGAAGGCATCTTTTCTCAATATACATCATGCATGTCTTGTATCGATTAAAGAGATTTTACCAATATGAGAGATCCCAAATGCTACTTTTTCAATCCAACCACGTTTTATACCATTCGCATTCCATGACACATGATTAAGTTTGGTGACTTTCCTCATACACAAATTATTAATCCATGCCAAAGTATCCTCCCCAGTAAAAACTTCTGGCGGTCCATCATTCAACACAACTAGATTTTTTCTGAAAGCCGTTTTACTCTTTCGAAATTGATGATCTTATTCTGTTAACATCGCTACTTTGGAGCATTTAGAGGTTCACCGCTACACCATCCGTCTGGGGTGAAGCTGTCAATGCCTCACTAGAGAAAATCTCTGTCCAGCGTATGTAGAATGGCATCGTTCTTTTCCAGCATTGATTTTGATCATCAAATCCATGTCAGCGATGAGGGAATGTAGGTGCTATTTCGGGGGATTGTCGTAGAAAATATATTGTAGGTCATGGTCGGCAACCGTCTTAGAAAGCTGTGGCTCGTTATAGATGACGGTTTGAAAGTAGCCCTCTGGGACACACGAAGTTTGTGTAGTACATGAGTAATGTCCTAGAAAGATTCTTGTAACCCCAAACAATGTACTGTACGAATGAACGGGATAGAACCATCCATGCTAAGCACATGGACGAGCAACAGTGTAATCTGGTAAGGCGCGAAGTTTTGAAAAAAATTAATCActctattattttatatatataatatcgtTTAGATAACACATATTGTGCAAGTGGCAGAATGGTTTTTCACTTTGACTCTCTTTTTAGTGAAACGTACGGGGTTCAAATCCCAATTCTCTACTAGATCAATTAtcctttttttttccttttccaaTATTCTCTCccttatttttaatattatatattgtcatcttataaattaataatgtcaaaattataaaattttattaatttaacaAGTATTAATTTATCTCGTAAATTGATAttcttttaataaaataaattaataataattgttTTATTGAATATATATACATCTTATATCTTtccaatatgaatatgaatattgacATAGATATATTTgaacattatatatattatatattaatcatTCATTTTAATCAAATTCATCTATTTCTATTGATAAAGTTCTAGTATCCTATAGTTATATGTACTAaaattaactaagtatataaatttACTCAACAATTAATGTAACTACATGTACTAATATATTAACCAAGTTATTATAACCAATTTCGATTGAGAGATGGTGAATCTtcggaaaataaaaaataaatggaCAATGACGGCTTACAACAATTACATTATATAATCAATCGATTGAACTATCGTATTTCAATGAATGTTAAAAATGTTTTGAACTATCCGGGAGAAAATGAAACGAGATTCGAGTTGCCTACGAATGAACAAATAATTGAGAGTGTTATGGAAACCAACAAAGACGATGATATGGAGAATGATAGTGTGGAATTAGAACGAATTTCGCGTAAAGATGCTCTTAAAGCAACAATCACTTTACATCACTTCCTTTTACAATACGAGAACTCTACACTGGATTTTCTTAATGCACTAAGAAATATTAGTGATGAGATTCAAGGTGACATTAATTTTAAAATGAAACAAGTAACAATAGATTCATATTTTTAGAAACAATTTTATTTTAATTACTACCTCTATCTCAAAATACATGATGTTTTAATTTTTGGATCAAAGTGTATTTTGAGACGGAAGTAATATGAATTATGTACAAAATATAGTGATGGATataatgaattattaaattatatatcaaatgagACCCATATGAATTTAAATTTTTTATTATCTTATAAATTTAGCTAATTATTAATTTATCATATTGGTCCCGACTCGAGACGGAGAAAAATATTATTTTTTGGTGAGATTATTAATTTATTGAGTATTAATTTATTGAGGTTATACTgtaattaaaataatatttgtatgtACATATTTTGttagataataattatatttagttctacttttatcatttatttagataatataaaaattattaaatagaTTTAATTATAAAAGTAGatacttaattttatgaatataatTAGTTACTAGATGGTGTTAAACTATTTGTTAAACTATTTTATTACTTATAATGAATTAACATCAATATGTTAGACTCTGTAGaattgttttatatataaaaaaaacttaaactCCTTATAAAACAGTACATTTTGGGGAAAGTTttttctaaaaaataaaaattattcaaTATTAGGTTAATAATTGCTTTATTATAAAACCTTAAAAGTTTATACTTTATTAATTGTTGACTAtgagattttaaaaaaaaaagtaattttttttaaaaaatgggtCAGCCCTACCCTCCTTATAATCCTAACTTCGTC harbors:
- the LOC139882979 gene encoding uncharacterized protein, with product MNVMDSSPFQALALDYPNFGMFTVVNNLWAWVAVITAAVSFWRIKTISGATVTFPVKAEPEQTQKNQRASIDNQESTTTSTESGVAAAAPTFPADEGEQQLVASVLESPLSYAVKEMTKGMKFSVYYEEDVRENEEENDETVVRKWGYTDGVVVNGGGESDLERVMRMRMGDFGWYRCQELTAINGNVVRFWGESGRSNGSSVMLCGGGPVGASLWKFRQVN